The proteins below are encoded in one region of Castor canadensis chromosome 6, mCasCan1.hap1v2, whole genome shotgun sequence:
- the Parp11 gene encoding protein mono-ADP-ribosyltransferase PARP11 isoform X1, with protein sequence MWEANPEMFHKAEEFLFKTMDSEMDDMDTSDTQWGWFYLAECGKWHMFQPDTNIQCSVSSEDIEKSFKTNPCGSISFTTSKFSYKIDFAEMKQMNLTTGKQRLIKRAPFSISAFSYICENEAIPMPAHWENVNTEVPYQLVSLHNQTHEYNEVASLFGKTMDRNRIKRIQRIQNLDLWEFFCRKKAQLKKKRGVPQINEQMLFHGTSNEFVEAICIHNFDWRINGIHGALFGKGTYFARDAAYSSRFCKDDIKHGNTFQIHGVSLQQRHLFRTYKSMFLARVLIGDYINGDSKYMRPPSKDGSYVNLYDSCVDDTWNPKIFVVFDANQIYPEYLIDFH encoded by the exons GAGATGTTTCACAAAGCAGAAGAATTCTTATTCAAAACGATGGATAGTGAAATGGATGACATGGACACATCAGATACCCAGTGGGGCTGGTTTTACCTGGCAGAATGTGGGAAGTGGCACATGTTTCAG CCGGATACCAACATTCAGTGTTCAGTTAGCAGTGAAGATATCGAAAAAAGCTTCAAAACAAACCCTTGTGGCTCCATTTCTTTTACCACTTCCAAATTCAGCTACAAGATAGACTTCGCAG AAATGAAGCAAATGAATCTCACCACTGGAAAGCAGCGCTTAATAAAAAGGGCTCCCTTCTCCATCAGTGCTTTCAG TTATATCTGTGAAAATGAGGCCATCCCTATGCCAGCACACTGGGAGAATGTGAATACTGAAGTTCCCTATCAG CTTGTTTCTCTACACAATCAAACACATGAATACAATGAAGTTGCTAGTCTCTTTGGGAAGACAATGGATCGCAATCGAATTAAAAGAATTCAGAGAATTCAAAACTTAGACTTATGGGAGTTCTTTTGCAG AAAAAAGGCTCAGctcaagaaaaaaagaggtgTCCCTCAGATTAATGAACAAATGCTATTTCATGGTACCAGCAATGAATTTGTGGAAGCAATTTGCATTCATAACTTTGATTGGAGAATAAATGGTATACATGGTGCTCTCTTTGGAAAAG GAACCTATTTTGCTAGAGATGCTGCTTACTCCAGTCGCTTCTGCAAAGATGACATAAAGCATGGAAACACATTCCAAATTCATGGTGTCAGCTTGCAACAGCGGCATCTGTTTAGAACATATAAGTCTATGTTTCTTGCTCGAGTGCTAATTGGAGATTACATAAACGGAGACTCCAAATATATGCGACCTCCTTCCAAAGACGGGAGCTATGTGAACTTATATGACAGCTGTGTGGATGACACCTGGAATCCAAAGATCTTTGTGGTTTTTGATGCCAACCAAATCTATCCTGAGTACTTGATAGACTTTCATTGA
- the Parp11 gene encoding protein mono-ADP-ribosyltransferase PARP11 isoform X2, whose product MFHKAEEFLFKTMDSEMDDMDTSDTQWGWFYLAECGKWHMFQPDTNIQCSVSSEDIEKSFKTNPCGSISFTTSKFSYKIDFAEMKQMNLTTGKQRLIKRAPFSISAFSYICENEAIPMPAHWENVNTEVPYQLVSLHNQTHEYNEVASLFGKTMDRNRIKRIQRIQNLDLWEFFCRKKAQLKKKRGVPQINEQMLFHGTSNEFVEAICIHNFDWRINGIHGALFGKGTYFARDAAYSSRFCKDDIKHGNTFQIHGVSLQQRHLFRTYKSMFLARVLIGDYINGDSKYMRPPSKDGSYVNLYDSCVDDTWNPKIFVVFDANQIYPEYLIDFH is encoded by the exons ATGTTTCACAAAGCAGAAGAATTCTTATTCAAAACGATGGATAGTGAAATGGATGACATGGACACATCAGATACCCAGTGGGGCTGGTTTTACCTGGCAGAATGTGGGAAGTGGCACATGTTTCAG CCGGATACCAACATTCAGTGTTCAGTTAGCAGTGAAGATATCGAAAAAAGCTTCAAAACAAACCCTTGTGGCTCCATTTCTTTTACCACTTCCAAATTCAGCTACAAGATAGACTTCGCAG AAATGAAGCAAATGAATCTCACCACTGGAAAGCAGCGCTTAATAAAAAGGGCTCCCTTCTCCATCAGTGCTTTCAG TTATATCTGTGAAAATGAGGCCATCCCTATGCCAGCACACTGGGAGAATGTGAATACTGAAGTTCCCTATCAG CTTGTTTCTCTACACAATCAAACACATGAATACAATGAAGTTGCTAGTCTCTTTGGGAAGACAATGGATCGCAATCGAATTAAAAGAATTCAGAGAATTCAAAACTTAGACTTATGGGAGTTCTTTTGCAG AAAAAAGGCTCAGctcaagaaaaaaagaggtgTCCCTCAGATTAATGAACAAATGCTATTTCATGGTACCAGCAATGAATTTGTGGAAGCAATTTGCATTCATAACTTTGATTGGAGAATAAATGGTATACATGGTGCTCTCTTTGGAAAAG GAACCTATTTTGCTAGAGATGCTGCTTACTCCAGTCGCTTCTGCAAAGATGACATAAAGCATGGAAACACATTCCAAATTCATGGTGTCAGCTTGCAACAGCGGCATCTGTTTAGAACATATAAGTCTATGTTTCTTGCTCGAGTGCTAATTGGAGATTACATAAACGGAGACTCCAAATATATGCGACCTCCTTCCAAAGACGGGAGCTATGTGAACTTATATGACAGCTGTGTGGATGACACCTGGAATCCAAAGATCTTTGTGGTTTTTGATGCCAACCAAATCTATCCTGAGTACTTGATAGACTTTCATTGA
- the Parp11 gene encoding protein mono-ADP-ribosyltransferase PARP11 isoform X4: MTWTHQIPSGAGFTWQNVGSGTCFSYICENEAIPMPAHWENVNTEVPYQLVSLHNQTHEYNEVASLFGKTMDRNRIKRIQRIQNLDLWEFFCRKKAQLKKKRGVPQINEQMLFHGTSNEFVEAICIHNFDWRINGIHGALFGKGTYFARDAAYSSRFCKDDIKHGNTFQIHGVSLQQRHLFRTYKSMFLARVLIGDYINGDSKYMRPPSKDGSYVNLYDSCVDDTWNPKIFVVFDANQIYPEYLIDFH; encoded by the exons ATGACATGGACACATCAGATACCCAGTGGGGCTGGTTTTACCTGGCAGAATGTGGGAAGTGGCACATGTTTCAG TTATATCTGTGAAAATGAGGCCATCCCTATGCCAGCACACTGGGAGAATGTGAATACTGAAGTTCCCTATCAG CTTGTTTCTCTACACAATCAAACACATGAATACAATGAAGTTGCTAGTCTCTTTGGGAAGACAATGGATCGCAATCGAATTAAAAGAATTCAGAGAATTCAAAACTTAGACTTATGGGAGTTCTTTTGCAG AAAAAAGGCTCAGctcaagaaaaaaagaggtgTCCCTCAGATTAATGAACAAATGCTATTTCATGGTACCAGCAATGAATTTGTGGAAGCAATTTGCATTCATAACTTTGATTGGAGAATAAATGGTATACATGGTGCTCTCTTTGGAAAAG GAACCTATTTTGCTAGAGATGCTGCTTACTCCAGTCGCTTCTGCAAAGATGACATAAAGCATGGAAACACATTCCAAATTCATGGTGTCAGCTTGCAACAGCGGCATCTGTTTAGAACATATAAGTCTATGTTTCTTGCTCGAGTGCTAATTGGAGATTACATAAACGGAGACTCCAAATATATGCGACCTCCTTCCAAAGACGGGAGCTATGTGAACTTATATGACAGCTGTGTGGATGACACCTGGAATCCAAAGATCTTTGTGGTTTTTGATGCCAACCAAATCTATCCTGAGTACTTGATAGACTTTCATTGA
- the Parp11 gene encoding protein mono-ADP-ribosyltransferase PARP11 isoform X3 translates to MWEVAHVSEMKQMNLTTGKQRLIKRAPFSISAFSYICENEAIPMPAHWENVNTEVPYQLVSLHNQTHEYNEVASLFGKTMDRNRIKRIQRIQNLDLWEFFCRKKAQLKKKRGVPQINEQMLFHGTSNEFVEAICIHNFDWRINGIHGALFGKGTYFARDAAYSSRFCKDDIKHGNTFQIHGVSLQQRHLFRTYKSMFLARVLIGDYINGDSKYMRPPSKDGSYVNLYDSCVDDTWNPKIFVVFDANQIYPEYLIDFH, encoded by the exons ATGTGGGAAGTGGCACATGTTTCAG AAATGAAGCAAATGAATCTCACCACTGGAAAGCAGCGCTTAATAAAAAGGGCTCCCTTCTCCATCAGTGCTTTCAG TTATATCTGTGAAAATGAGGCCATCCCTATGCCAGCACACTGGGAGAATGTGAATACTGAAGTTCCCTATCAG CTTGTTTCTCTACACAATCAAACACATGAATACAATGAAGTTGCTAGTCTCTTTGGGAAGACAATGGATCGCAATCGAATTAAAAGAATTCAGAGAATTCAAAACTTAGACTTATGGGAGTTCTTTTGCAG AAAAAAGGCTCAGctcaagaaaaaaagaggtgTCCCTCAGATTAATGAACAAATGCTATTTCATGGTACCAGCAATGAATTTGTGGAAGCAATTTGCATTCATAACTTTGATTGGAGAATAAATGGTATACATGGTGCTCTCTTTGGAAAAG GAACCTATTTTGCTAGAGATGCTGCTTACTCCAGTCGCTTCTGCAAAGATGACATAAAGCATGGAAACACATTCCAAATTCATGGTGTCAGCTTGCAACAGCGGCATCTGTTTAGAACATATAAGTCTATGTTTCTTGCTCGAGTGCTAATTGGAGATTACATAAACGGAGACTCCAAATATATGCGACCTCCTTCCAAAGACGGGAGCTATGTGAACTTATATGACAGCTGTGTGGATGACACCTGGAATCCAAAGATCTTTGTGGTTTTTGATGCCAACCAAATCTATCCTGAGTACTTGATAGACTTTCATTGA